A window of Planctomycetota bacterium contains these coding sequences:
- a CDS encoding xanthine permease yields MADASNMLYGLEDKPPLGRATVLGLQHVLTMFGSTVSVPLLLGPKMGLDTSGIALLISSVMLCSGIATFIQSTFGSRLPIIQGVSFSFLSAFIAIIAIVHDQNPTAAPGAAMPYIAGAVIGGAALETLVGFSGLMGLIRKVLSPVVVGPVIMLIGLALYQVGAPIAAKHWPTSIQTIVLIVLFSFILARKSVICRMFPMLLAIAGSMLICAVLAAVGVYGPDHPARPDLSAFEHAEWMRTTGVFFPWGLPKFTVGFFAAVLPGYLASMIESFGDYHACKQMAGAGNPSPREISMGIGAEGIGCALTGVFGGFSSTSYSENVGLIGLTRVGSRYVVQIGAIILIFLGIFGKFGALAAAIPMPVVGGLYCALFGLIAAVGVRQFARADLNSDRNLFIGGFALFMGISVPYYFDNGGSEAVKQMLTGGIADAATWRTTLADVINAVGTTGMAVAAILGIILDNVIPGTPQERGLVDHPSTMIPEADDIDAAPSA; encoded by the coding sequence ATGGCTGACGCATCGAACATGCTTTACGGACTCGAAGACAAGCCCCCGCTCGGCCGCGCGACCGTGCTGGGGCTCCAACATGTCTTGACCATGTTCGGTTCGACCGTGTCGGTCCCGCTGCTCTTGGGTCCGAAGATGGGCCTCGACACCAGCGGGATCGCACTGCTCATTTCGTCGGTGATGCTCTGTTCGGGCATCGCCACGTTCATACAGTCCACGTTCGGCTCGCGCCTGCCGATCATTCAGGGCGTGAGCTTCTCGTTCCTCTCCGCGTTCATCGCCATCATCGCCATCGTTCACGATCAGAACCCGACCGCCGCGCCCGGCGCCGCCATGCCCTACATCGCCGGCGCCGTCATCGGCGGCGCGGCCCTCGAAACCCTCGTCGGCTTCAGCGGACTCATGGGTCTGATCCGCAAAGTCCTCTCGCCCGTTGTCGTCGGCCCGGTGATCATGCTCATCGGTCTGGCGCTCTATCAGGTCGGCGCGCCTATCGCCGCCAAACACTGGCCCACCTCGATTCAGACGATCGTCCTCATCGTGCTCTTCTCGTTCATCCTCGCGCGAAAAAGCGTCATCTGCCGCATGTTCCCCATGCTGCTGGCCATCGCCGGGTCGATGCTCATCTGCGCCGTGCTCGCGGCGGTCGGCGTGTACGGCCCGGATCATCCCGCCCGGCCGGACCTCTCGGCGTTCGAACACGCGGAATGGATGCGCACGACGGGCGTGTTTTTCCCATGGGGGCTGCCCAAGTTCACGGTCGGCTTCTTCGCCGCCGTGCTGCCGGGGTATCTGGCGTCGATGATCGAGAGCTTCGGGGACTACCATGCGTGCAAGCAGATGGCGGGCGCGGGCAATCCGTCGCCGCGCGAGATTTCGATGGGCATTGGGGCCGAGGGCATCGGCTGTGCGCTGACGGGCGTGTTCGGCGGGTTCAGTTCGACGAGCTATTCGGAGAACGTCGGGTTGATCGGACTGACGCGCGTCGGCTCGCGCTACGTGGTGCAGATCGGAGCGATCATTCTCATTTTCCTCGGTATTTTCGGCAAATTCGGCGCTCTGGCGGCGGCGATTCCGATGCCCGTCGTCGGCGGGCTCTACTGCGCCCTATTCGGCCTGATCGCCGCCGTGGGCGTCCGCCAGTTCGCCCGGGCCGACCTCAACTCCGATCGCAACCTGTTCATCGGCGGGTTCGCCCTGTTCATGGGCATCAGCGTGCCCTACTACTTCGACAACGGCGGGTCGGAAGCGGTGAAGCAGATGCTCACCGGCGGAATCGCTGACGCAGCGACTTGGCGCACGACGCTCGCCGACGTGATCAACGCCGTGGGCACGACCGGCATGGCCGTCGCGGCGATCCTTGGCATCATTCTCGATAACGTCATTCCCGGCACGCCGCAGGAGCGCGGCCTCGTCGATCATCCGAGCACTATGATTCCCGAGGCCGACGACATCGACGCCGCACCCTCCGCTTGA
- a CDS encoding acyltransferase gives MPRMVRGALIQATLSEPATSPIEKIKKSMIDKHVDMIAQAAGQGAQVCCLQELFYGPYFCAEQDTKWYHLTEPVPDGPTTKLMMELARKHKMVMVVPMYEEELPGVYYNTAAVIDADGSYLGKFRKIHIPHCNPGFWEKFYFRPGNLGYPVFNTRIGKVGVYICYDRHFPDGARCLGLNGAEIVFNPSATVAGLSEYLWKLEQPAHAVANQYFVGAINRPGWEEPWRIGEFYGQSYFCDPRGQFIAQSSKRTEDDIVIADMDFDMIREVRNTWQFFRDRRPETYSAITAL, from the coding sequence ATGCCTCGAATGGTCCGCGGAGCGTTGATTCAGGCGACTTTGAGCGAGCCCGCTACGTCGCCGATCGAAAAAATCAAAAAGTCCATGATCGACAAACACGTCGACATGATCGCCCAGGCCGCCGGACAAGGCGCTCAAGTCTGCTGCCTTCAGGAACTGTTCTACGGCCCGTACTTCTGCGCCGAGCAGGACACCAAGTGGTACCACTTGACCGAACCGGTGCCGGACGGCCCGACGACGAAGCTCATGATGGAGCTGGCCAGGAAGCACAAGATGGTCATGGTCGTCCCCATGTATGAAGAGGAGCTGCCGGGCGTGTATTACAACACCGCCGCGGTGATCGACGCCGACGGGTCGTACCTGGGCAAGTTCCGCAAGATTCACATTCCGCATTGCAACCCCGGCTTCTGGGAAAAGTTCTACTTCCGTCCCGGCAATCTCGGCTATCCCGTGTTCAACACGCGCATCGGCAAAGTCGGCGTGTACATCTGCTACGACCGGCACTTCCCCGATGGCGCGCGGTGTCTGGGCCTCAACGGCGCGGAGATCGTGTTCAATCCCAGCGCGACCGTCGCCGGTTTGAGCGAGTATCTCTGGAAGCTCGAGCAGCCGGCGCATGCGGTGGCGAATCAGTATTTCGTCGGCGCGATCAATCGGCCGGGCTGGGAGGAGCCGTGGCGCATCGGCGAGTTCTACGGGCAGTCCTACTTCTGCGATCCACGCGGACAGTTCATCGCCCAGTCGAGCAAGCGCACCGAGGATGACATCGTCATCGCCGACATGGATTTCGACATGATCCGCGAAGTGCGGAACACCTGGCAATTTTTCCGCGACCGTCGCCCCGAGACGTACTCGGCCATCACCGCCCTTTAA
- the mmsA gene encoding CoA-acylating methylmalonate-semialdehyde dehydrogenase: MTAAAQTVPALIGGKWIELKSTRFVEVFNPSSGSVLARTPLGSTADAAAAVSAAAEALPAWSETPAVDRARVMFAYRELLNRHHDELARLVTREHGKTHAEAVAEVQRGLEVVEFACGVPSLLAGDTFPNLAANVDGETNRHPVGVCVGITPYNFPNMVPLWMFPIALVCGNTFVLKPSEKVPLSAIRLGELLIEAGLPAGVFNIVHGDKVVVDALLSDPRVAAVSFVGSTDIARYIYATAAAHGKRVQSAGGAKNHLIIMPDADLDQSVKALAASAFGCAGQRCMAGSVALAVGDVGDALVDQLVDYSSRMTVGPTDGHDETEMGPLINEAHRTRVAGYLDTAKSEGASVRLDGREIAGKFDGFVLGPCVVDEVTPDMTLWRNEIFGPVLSVVRAQTLDDALAIGRACPFGNGASIFTRDGYAARQFKRHFNAGMIGVNIGVPAPMAWLPFTGWNASFFGDLHVQGTEGVLFYTRQKMTLTRWFASSAESHHDPVWRGKR; encoded by the coding sequence ATGACCGCCGCCGCCCAGACCGTGCCCGCGTTGATCGGGGGCAAGTGGATCGAGCTTAAATCCACGCGTTTTGTCGAGGTTTTCAACCCGTCGAGCGGGTCCGTCCTCGCCCGCACGCCGCTGGGTTCGACGGCGGACGCCGCCGCCGCCGTCAGCGCGGCGGCCGAGGCGCTGCCGGCCTGGAGCGAGACGCCGGCGGTCGACCGGGCCCGCGTCATGTTCGCCTACCGCGAACTGCTCAACCGTCATCACGATGAGCTGGCCCGGCTGGTCACGCGCGAGCATGGCAAGACGCACGCCGAAGCGGTCGCCGAAGTGCAGCGCGGCCTCGAAGTCGTCGAGTTCGCGTGCGGCGTGCCGAGTCTGCTGGCGGGCGACACATTCCCGAACCTGGCGGCGAATGTCGATGGCGAGACGAATCGTCATCCGGTCGGCGTGTGCGTCGGCATCACGCCGTACAACTTTCCGAATATGGTGCCGTTGTGGATGTTTCCGATCGCGCTGGTGTGCGGCAATACGTTCGTGCTCAAGCCGTCGGAGAAAGTGCCGCTCAGCGCGATCCGGCTCGGCGAACTGCTCATCGAAGCGGGGCTGCCGGCGGGTGTGTTCAACATCGTGCACGGCGACAAGGTCGTCGTTGACGCGCTCTTGTCGGACCCGCGCGTGGCCGCGGTGTCGTTCGTCGGTTCGACGGATATCGCGCGCTACATCTATGCCACCGCCGCGGCGCACGGCAAGCGCGTGCAGTCGGCGGGGGGCGCAAAGAATCATCTGATCATCATGCCCGATGCCGACCTCGATCAGTCGGTCAAAGCGCTGGCGGCGTCGGCGTTCGGGTGCGCCGGTCAGCGCTGCATGGCGGGGTCGGTCGCGCTGGCGGTCGGCGACGTCGGCGATGCGCTGGTGGATCAGTTGGTGGACTATTCGAGCCGCATGACGGTCGGCCCGACGGATGGGCACGACGAAACGGAGATGGGCCCGTTGATCAACGAGGCGCATCGGACGCGCGTCGCCGGTTATCTGGATACGGCCAAGTCGGAGGGGGCGTCGGTCCGGCTCGACGGGCGGGAAATCGCCGGGAAATTCGATGGTTTTGTGCTTGGACCCTGCGTTGTTGACGAGGTCACGCCGGACATGACACTGTGGCGGAACGAGATTTTCGGACCGGTGTTGTCGGTCGTGCGGGCTCAGACGCTTGACGACGCGCTGGCGATCGGCCGGGCGTGCCCGTTCGGCAACGGCGCGTCGATCTTCACACGTGACGGCTACGCGGCGCGTCAGTTCAAGCGGCACTTCAACGCGGGCATGATCGGCGTGAACATCGGCGTGCCGGCCCCGATGGCGTGGCTCCCGTTCACGGGTTGGAACGCGTCGTTCTTCGGCGACCTGCACGTGCAGGGAACCGAAGGCGTGCTGTTCTACACACGGCAGAAGATGACGCTCACACGCTGGTTCGCCTCGTCCGCCGAGTCGCATCACGACCCCGTCTGGCGCGGTAAGCGATAA
- a CDS encoding cellulase family glycosylhydrolase, translating to MQQPRSVRSVGTPMKTLALILSLMAFAGLAQAETVVHQRGTKILDGRGRELNLRGVNLGGWFVWEGWIFGNGILHTESTMLARLQKQIGKGETDAFEQQVYEHFITEADIQRISAAGFNCVRVPLHHRLFDSPRGFELLDHLMDWCEKHRVYVVLDLHAAPGGQSGLFMADPAEPRDRLWVSRESQDKTVDLWRKIAGRYGKRKYLAGYDLLNEPAPPSGEALAALYQRIIEAIRAVDADHMIILEGAKFSTDFSMFDKPPCKNLAMSFHMYTWFGDDRAKKIGEYVDLARRLDVPLWCGEFGENTVEMIRSTVDLYAVEPVINGWVYWTWKKAPNHFPGTLVVKMDPNWKAVIDWLSSPLGLNPPDAATIRAGMKAFIEAIDASKCEENAKMIRAVLPGH from the coding sequence ATGCAGCAACCGCGCAGCGTCCGGTCGGTAGGAACGCCCATGAAGACGCTCGCACTGATTTTGTCGCTGATGGCATTCGCCGGCCTCGCGCAGGCGGAGACAGTGGTGCACCAGCGGGGGACGAAGATACTCGACGGGCGCGGGCGCGAGCTGAACCTGCGCGGGGTGAACCTCGGCGGGTGGTTCGTCTGGGAAGGATGGATCTTCGGCAACGGCATTCTGCACACCGAAAGCACGATGCTCGCGCGGCTCCAGAAGCAGATCGGCAAAGGTGAAACCGACGCGTTCGAACAGCAGGTGTACGAGCATTTCATCACGGAGGCGGACATCCAGCGCATCTCCGCGGCGGGGTTCAACTGCGTGCGTGTGCCGCTGCATCATCGGCTTTTCGATTCGCCGCGCGGGTTTGAGCTGCTCGATCATCTGATGGACTGGTGCGAGAAACACCGGGTGTATGTCGTGCTTGATCTGCACGCGGCGCCGGGCGGGCAATCGGGTTTGTTCATGGCCGACCCCGCCGAGCCGCGCGATCGGCTTTGGGTCTCGCGCGAAAGTCAGGACAAGACCGTGGACCTGTGGCGGAAAATCGCGGGGCGGTACGGCAAGCGAAAGTACCTGGCGGGGTACGATCTGCTCAACGAGCCGGCCCCGCCGTCGGGCGAGGCGCTGGCGGCTTTGTATCAGCGGATCATCGAAGCGATTCGCGCCGTCGATGCGGATCACATGATCATCCTCGAAGGCGCGAAATTCTCGACGGACTTTTCGATGTTCGACAAGCCACCCTGTAAGAACTTGGCGATGAGCTTCCACATGTACACATGGTTCGGCGACGATCGGGCGAAGAAGATCGGCGAGTACGTCGATCTGGCGCGCCGGCTCGATGTGCCGCTCTGGTGCGGCGAGTTCGGGGAGAACACGGTCGAGATGATCCGCTCGACGGTCGATCTGTATGCGGTCGAGCCGGTGATCAACGGGTGGGTGTATTGGACATGGAAGAAAGCGCCGAATCATTTCCCGGGGACGCTCGTCGTGAAGATGGACCCGAACTGGAAGGCGGTGATCGATTGGCTGAGCAGCCCGCTGGGTTTGAATCCGCCGGACGCGGCGACGATCCGCGCGGGGATGAAGGCGTTCATCGAGGCGATCGATGCGAGCAAGTGCGAGGAGAATGCGAAGATGATCCGGGCGGTGCTGCCGGGGCACTAG